The Lycium barbarum isolate Lr01 chromosome 10, ASM1917538v2, whole genome shotgun sequence genome includes a region encoding these proteins:
- the LOC132615805 gene encoding tropinone reductase homolog, with amino-acid sequence MAQIENNNADGRWFLHGMTALVTGGTRGIGHAIIEELANFGATIYTCSRNKKDLDECLEKWQNKGYKVNGSTCDLILEDQRIQLIENATEYFNGKLDILVNNAAVCVPKETNKITSADCSLMMGTNFEASYNLCQLAYPFLKASGKASIVFISSIAGIMAIPFVSLYAATKGAINQLTKNLACEWGKDNIRVNAVAPWIIDTALTDTVAEDFESKDVENLIKRTPLSRMGKPNEVSSLVAYLCFPAAAYITGQIICVDGGKTVCGFP; translated from the exons ATGGCACAAATTGAAAACAACAATGCAGATGGAAGATGGTTTCTTCATGGCATGACTGCCCTAGTTACAGGTGGTACTAGGGGCATTGG GCATGCCATAATAGAAGAATTAGCGAATTTTGGTGCAACGATCTATACATGTTCAAGAAATAAAAAGGATTTGGATGAATGTTTGGAGAAATGGCAAAACAAAGGGTATAAAGTAAATGGTTCTACATGTGACTTGATTTTAGAAGATCAGAGAATCCAGTTGATTGAAAATGCCACTGAATACTTCAATGGGAAGCTTGACATCCTC GTAAATAATGCTGCTGTATGTGTACCAAAAGAGACCAACAAAATTACATCGGCAGATTGCTCACTAATGATGGGAACAAATTTTGAGGCTTCATACAACTTGTGTCAATTAGCATATCCTTTCTTGAAAGCTTCAGGAAAGGCAagcattgtgttcatctcttcaATCGCTGGGATCATGGCTATTCCTTTTGTTTCTCTCTATGCAGCAACAAAAG GAGCAATAAATCAATTAACGAAGAACTTGGCCTGCGAATGGGGAAAAGATAATATTCGAGTTAACGCTGTTGCACCTTGGATTATTGATACCGCCCTTACAGATACAGTAGCT GAAGATTTTGAGTCGAAAGATGTGGAAAATTTGATTAAGAGAACTCCACTAAGCAGGATGGGAAAACCAAATGAAGTTTCATCACTTGTGGCTTACCTATGTTTTCCTGCTGCTGCTTATATAACTGGCCAAATTATttgtgttgatggtggaaaaACTGTTTGTGGATTTCCATAA